From the genome of Aspergillus oryzae RIB40 DNA, chromosome 4:
AAGACACCAGCAACGAAGATCGGACAGCCCCCGTGACTCCCGCGGCAAACAAGCGCCGGAATTTGGGGCCGCCAGGGAGTACCCCCTTTGCCAACCGGCGTACCCCCCTTTCGCGCCGGATTCAGACCAGGGCGGCCCCCTTCTCCGCAAGGCTTGCTCGTCGAGAAGCCGAAAAACACGGCCGGATTGAATCGACACTTTTCCGCCTTCCCGACTATCTCCGTCAGCTAGAGGCCGACCGCCAGAAGGCAGACAGAGCCCCTTCAAGTCCCGGCCCACAGCTTCCACAAACAACATTTGACTTTACGATGGAACCGAACTTACCTACTAATCAAAACCCAGCAGAGGAATCTTCTGCACCTCAAGAACCATCGACACCAGGGAGAAGCACACCAGAAACTCCTCAGCGTGGATGGAATCTACGTGGACTGCTCAGCTCTGTACCTCGTTCCTTCTCCCGGTTATTACCATTTGGCCGGCCTTCTGAAAGCTCGGAAGATCAATGTAAGTTCTCGTGAGTTCCCCCCATCTTACTCGCTAACCAATTATAGCGACAATCGAACCATCGTCAGAACGTATCACTCGCACAAGGTCTCTTGACCCTGAATCAGCTGGTCCCCAGACTGAAGGACGATCTCGTTGGCGTTTAAGTGAGGGGCCTTCGCAACCTCCGAAGAAACGTGCCCGTAACTTATCTTACTCGCTTTTCCCGGCTCCTATCGACAGATCTCTTTACCTTGGTGACATTCCTAAGCCTTCTACAGCGCCTACAGAGGCGGCTGCCCCGGATTCGCATCGCACTGAACAGGTGCAGGCGCAGAAGCCTGGGCCTGTAGCATCAGATGACCAAGCTGAACGACGCCAGACGTCTCAAGCGATTAGTGATGCGGAACAAAGGAAGCGCAAGCGGTCTCCATCGCCCGATGTGATTCCCAACCCAGCCGGATCTAGCTATGGATTGGACCTGGATTATTTCTGTTATAGCTCTGAAAGTGAAGATGAGGCGGCAGAAACTCCATCTAAGCAGAGCGAACGCAAGAAAGCCGATAGTCTAGCAAAGTCTGTGGCCCGCAGTGCCCTCCGTACGGAGAGACAGTCATCCAAAAAGGTGCGCTTTGATGCAAGCCCAGAGGACACACCTTCTAAGCTTCGCTCGCGTGCTCGCTCGACTGATCCCTATCGCGGAACACACTTCGTCGGGATGGGTAGTGAttcaccaacaccacctgCTCGCACTGAGCAGCCTTCTCAGCGACATGCGGGATTCGTCCCCAATACACAGGGTACTTTCCAGCTAGACTATGACGCAGTCTCAGATGAATTCGAGACTAGTAGCCTGTCCTCGTCAACAGATGTTACCGCCCCTAGCCCCTCCCAAGCCGCACgggaagaagatgggcgTGCTTCTACACAACCCGAAGGCCATGATGCTCAATCTCCTGCATCTCGCCATACCTCTCGGGCTCAGCCATCAACACCAGGTAAGGTAGACGAGGAAGCCCTTGCAAGAGTGCGGTCCCAAGCGGAGAAATACAAGCCGAAGACTCCTAGTGGTCTGCGTACTACAAGCCGATACGCTAGTCCATTGACTGCCACGCCCGATATCGTCGCCTCCAAGCAAACAACTAAGAAATCCGACTTAAATCCGCAGCCTGGTAAGGCTGACGAACCCGGAAActtcggtgatgatgaattcGCCCGTGATGCGGAATGGCTTTATCAGAATTGTCCTTCCGGAGACCTCAGCCAACTTAAGTGGCCGGCTCGTCAAAGCTATGAAGAGAGCCTTGGTGTCAGCTCTACCTCTATGAAACTCCTTGCTACGATTTGGGACGACTCCGAGATTGAACCAGCGTACCTTGCTTTTCGCCAGAGTTTTGAGGAATTCAAAAAGACATTGAAATAAAGTCTTGACTATATTGATTGAAACGATATCTGCTCCCCCTCTCCCCTTTTTATGCTGTTTATGTTTGAGTGGTTTTCCTTCGACCTTCTTTACCTATCTCATTCGCCACATCCCTCGTCCGAGGGATTAAGATGGGACCAAAGGCGATTTATTGATAACTTTTATAGCTGGAGTTTGGGTATACATATTTGTTGTATCAACGTCGCTAGCTGCGGCCTCTTTCAGCCTGTTGGATGGAGTTGTAGGCCCTCTAGTTGATGGCTTTCTGTCTTTAGGATCACTTTTGATGATACTGTTTTCTATGGTTTACTGGAGTTTTGTTAAATCATCTGTATCTGGAGCTATGCATGAGCACCGAGTTGTGTTGAGTCTCGCATTCAGGcgtctctctttttattttggcAAATGGGCATTGGTTGTATTCACAATACACTTGcatattttttttagaaaCCTCTCAGTTATCCagtctgtttcttctttaaGGCTGCTACATCCCTGGCCAAGATCATTGCGCTTGGATACAACCACAGCTTGCCACTTGTCTTTATGTCTAGGGTAATCTTATAATGAGAGCGCCTCCAAATGTCTCACCGCGGACGCTGACACTCAAGCTGAGCCTCTGTTGCCTCTCAAGGCATATCCCTCTACGCCATCATGCAACAGTTACGCCCTTGTCTCACAATAGTGAGCCCAGATCGACCCTCAAAGTCAGGCTGATAGAGAGCAGCCCTCCCGGAGGATAACATAAAACCACCTCCCCCCAAAGCGACATcctatcttctccatctcacCCAACCTCGAAGGCATTCCCTATACGCCTCCTTCAAACGAGCCACCTtaaaatcaataaaaaaatGTGTTACTACCAACCGAATCAACCGCACTGCACCTGCGACTTCCTCCAACTAATCCAACCATGCATCAAAGCACAATACTACCCTTCaccaaacaacaacccaCAGCCCATCATCGTCGCCTGCTGTAACCGATTCATTCTGACTGATGTTGCCCCGCGGTACTGCCAACTGTGCAGTAGCCGCCTGCCACGACTTGGGCAGACGAGTCAGGCAGAACATCGAGACATGTCTCATTTGGAGATAGGAAATGGGCTCCCGGGCGTGTGCAACACAACTGTCACTGTTTTACCGCCCCTTTCTTCGTTTGCAACTGctccctcttcttttcgcATGCCTGGGCCTCTCGAGGGGTTTCAGCGATCGGATCAGATCATGTCTGGTGAGAATTCGGCCGTGCGTGATCGTGTACTATCTTCTGGTCTTCCGTCGTTGTTGCCTGCGCCGTCGAGGAGTATGCTCGATGTGGGGCCGTCGCAGGTGGTTAGAATGCAGGAAGCGAGCACTAAGCGGCATCTGAATGAGGAGATAAGACAGGATAAGTGAATGGTGTGAGGTTCAGAGTGGGTTGCAGATCAGGGTTATTGAGGGCATGTGCACAGTTGAGTTGAGCTTGGAGGGTAGCCACAAGCGAATGATAGGATGATAAAATGATACATGGGGTGAGGGTCCAGATGTGATGGACATTG
Proteins encoded in this window:
- a CDS encoding uncharacterized protein (predicted protein) gives rise to the protein MPSVALLFSFAPSRSYQESVDRPYEEPRLTDTVNRKRAHEDTSNEDRTAPVTPAANKRRNLGPPGSTPFANRRTPLSRRIQTRAAPFSARLARREAEKHGRIESTLFRLPDYLRQLEADRQKADRAPSSPGPQLPQTTFDFTMEPNLPTNQNPAEESSAPQEPSTPGRSTPETPQRGWNLRGLLSSVPRSFSRLLPFGRPSESSEDQSTIEPSSERITRTRSLDPESAGPQTEGRSRWRLSEGPSQPPKKRARNLSYSLFPAPIDRSLYLGDIPKPSTAPTEAAAPDSHRTEQVQAQKPGPVASDDQAERRQTSQAISDAEQRKRKRSPSPDVIPNPAGSSYGLDLDYFCYSSESEDEAAETPSKQSERKKADSLAKSVARSALRTERQSSKKVRFDASPEDTPSKLRSRARSTDPYRGTHFVGMGSDSPTPPARTEQPSQRHAGFVPNTQGTFQLDYDAVSDEFETSSLSSSTDVTAPSPSQAAREEDGRASTQPEGHDAQSPASRHTSRAQPSTPGKVDEEALARVRSQAEKYKPKTPSGLRTTSRYASPLTATPDIVASKQTTKKSDLNPQPGKADEPGNFGDDEFARDAEWLYQNCPSGDLSQLKWPARQSYEESLGVSSTSMKLLATIWDDSEIEPAYLAFRQSFEEFKKTLK